The genomic stretch GCTTCGGCGTGTTCCGGATGTAAGGGGCGAACCTCATGGCTTACTCAACACTGGTGATCGAAGCAGGCGTGGCGCGGCTCACCTTGAACCGCCCAGAGGTGCATAACGCCTTTGACGACAGCCTGATTGCCGAACTCAACGCGCACCTGGAAAAGCTGCACGACTTGGCAAGTGCAGGCGACGTTCGGGTGGTGGTGCTCGGCTCCGAAGGCAAAAGCTTCTCCGCAGGTGCTGACTTGAACTGGATGAAGCGCATGGTCGAATACGACCTGGAAGACAACCTCGCCGATTCCCGCAAGCTGTCCGCTCTCATGCACGGCCTGGACACGCTGCCCTGCCCGACCATCTGCCGCGTACAGGGGGCGGCGTTCGGCGGCGCGGTGGGCTTGGCCGCCTGCTGCGATATCGTCATCGCCTCCGAAAAGGCCAAGTTTTGCCTGTCGGAAGTCAATATTGGCCTGTCGCCTGCGGTGATCAGCCCCTACGTTCAGCGCGCCCTTGGCCAGCGTCAGATGCGCCGATACGCGCTGAGTGCCGAGGTCATGGACGCGCCTACCGCACTCGTCCTGGGGTTGGCCCACCACGTGGTGGAACCCGAAGCCCTGGATAGCGCAGTGGATACGATGATCGACACACTGATGAAAGGCTCCCCCCAAGCACAGCGAGCAACGAAAGCCTTGCTTGCCGACGTGGCCCAAGCCCCGGATAGCGACGCCACCCGCGAGCACACCTGCCAGGTAATTGCCAAGCTGCGGGTAAGCGAAGAGGGCCAAGAGGGTTTAGCCAGCTTTTTTGACAAGCGTCGCCCCGCCTGGACCTCTCCTGAAGAACACAATAACGCTGCGGAGCCACGCTCATGACGTTTACCCCGACCAAATTCGATACGCTCCTGGTGGCCAACCGCGGTGAAATCGCCTGCCGCGTGATGCGCACCGCCCGCCGCATGGGCTTAAAAACCGTGGCGGTTTACTCCGACGCCGACGCTACTGCCCGCCACGTGCGTGACGCCGACGAGGCCGTGCGCCTCGGCCCCGCCGCCGCTCGGGAAAGCTACTTGAACATTGACGCGGTGATTGAGGCCGCCCAACGCACCGGCACCGGCGCGATTCACCCCGGCTACGGCTTCTTGTCCGAGAACGGCACCTTCGTTAAAGCGCTAGAGCAAGCGGGCATTACCTTTGTTGGCCCACCCGCCTCTGCCATTGCCGCCATGGGCGACAAATCCGCCGCCAAAGCGCGCATGGCGAATGCGGGTGTGCCACTGGTGCCCGGCTACCACGGCGACGACCAAGACGATGCCCTGTTGCGTTCCGAAGCCGATAAGATCGGCTACCCCGTCATGCTGAAAGCCAGCGCCGGTGGCGGTGGTAAAGGCATGCGCGTCGTCGAGAACGGCGACGGTTTCAAAGCCGCGCTGGACGGCTGCCGCCGGGAGTCTAAAGCCGCGTTTGGCGATGACCGCATGCTGATCGAGAAGTATCTGGTACAGCCCCGCCATGTGGAAGTACAGGTGTTCTGCGACCGCTACGGCAACGGCGTGTACCTGTTCGAGCGGGACTGCAGCGTGCAGCGCCGCCATCAGAAAGTCATCGAAGAAGCCCCTGCCCCCGGCATGACGTCTGAACTGCGCGCCGCCATGGGTGATGCCGCCGTTCGCGCCGCCAAAGAGATCGGCTACGTGGGCGCGGGCACGGTGGAATTTTTGCTAGATGCCGACGGCTCGTTCTACTTCATGGAGATGAACACCCGCCTGCAGGTGGAGCATCCCGTGACCGAGATGATTACCGGCCAAGATCTGGTGGAATGGCAGCTAAGAGTCGCCATGGGCGAACCGCTGCCCTGCCGCCAGGACGAGCTGACCATTACCGGCCACAGTTTCGAAGCGCGCATTTACGCCGAAGACCCGGAGCAGGACTTCCTTCCCGCCACCGGCTTACTCACCCGCTTTGCGCTGGACTTGGAAGGCGCAGGGCTGGGCGCGAACCAAGTACGATTGGATAGCGGCGTAGAGAGCGGCGATACGGTGTCGATGCACTACGACCCGATGCTTGCCAAGCTGATTGTGCATGGCGTTGACCGCGACGCGGCGCTAGCTACCCTCAACCGGGCGCTGGCGGCGCTGGATGTGCAGGGCGTAGTCACCAACCGCGCCTTCTTGCAGCGCTTAGCCAATCACCCAGGCTTTAAGAACGTCGAGCTGGATACTCGCTTTATCGAGCGCAACGAAGCCACCCTGTTTGCTCCGCGTCAGTTTTCTATAGAAGACTATGCCAGCGCCGCGCTAATTGGTTTGCATCAATTAGCCCAGGAGTGCGAAAGCGACTCCCCCTGGGACCGCCACGACGGTTTCCGGCTCAACGCCCCGCACACCATCCGCATTGCGCTGTGCGACCCGGCAAGCGCCCAAGCCCCGGATAGCGACCGCGCGGTCGTGGTGGTCGAAGGCAAACGCGAGCCCCTGGATGCTCAGTGGCAACTCACCATCGACGGCAGCACGCTGAGCGCCAGCCTACAGCCGCTGGAAGGCGACGCCGTTGCCGTCACGCTGAATGGCCACCGCCGCCGCCTACAGGCGTATAGAGATGGTCATGTAGTGGTGATGGCCGAACCCAGCGGTGAAACCCGCCTGTTCTGGCGGCGCATCGATGCTATCGACCACGGCCACCACGAAGCGGAATCTACTCTCACCGCGCCCATGAACGGCACGGTAGTAGCGCTGTTAGTGGAACCGGGTGCTCAGGTTGAAAAAGGCATGCCGCTGATGGTGATGGAAGCCATGAAGATGGAGCACACCATGACCGCCCCCGCCGATGGCAGCGTAGAGACCTTCCACTTCCAGGCAGGCGATACGGTAAGCCAGGGCGCTGTGCTGCTCGACTTTGCCCCCAGCGAATAGGAGCCACACATGGCACTGCCTACGTCTATCAAGCTATTTGAAATGGCCCCCCGCGACGGGCTGCAAAACGAGCCGGGCACTCTGGTGCCCACAGCCACCAAAATTGAGCTGATCGAGCGGCTGGCGAATGCGGGCATTCGCCATATCGAATCGGCCAGCTTTGTCTCGCCCAAGTGGGTGCCGCAAATGGGCGACGCCGCCGAGGTGATGCGCGGCATTCAGCGCCAGCACGGCGTGGTGTATTCCGCGCTGACACCTAATCTCAAAGGTTTAGAGGGCGCTCTGGAGGCAGGCGTTGAGGAAGTCGCGGTATTCGGTGCGGCATCGGAGGCGTTCTCGCAAAAGAACATCAACTGCTCGATTGCCGAGTCGTTAGCGCGCTTTGAGCCGGTGCTTGCCCGCGCCAAGGAGGCAGGCGTGCGGGTGCGGGGCTACGTCTCCTGCGTGCTGGGCTGCCCTTATGAGGGGGATATCGCTCCCCATAAAGTAGCGGATGTCGCCAAGGCGCTGTATGAGATGGGCTGCTATGAAGTCTCCTTGGGCGACACCATTGGCGTGGGTACGCCGCTGGCCGCTAAGCGAATGATTGAAGCCACTCGCCAGCAGGTGCAGATTGAGAAACTCGCCGCTCACTTCCACGACACGTACGGCATGGCGATTGCCAACCTGTACGCCGTGCTGGAAGAAGGCGTGAGCGTGATCGATGCCGCCACGGCAGGCCTGGGTGGCTGCCCCTATGCCAAGGGCGCATCGGGCAATGTGGCTACCGAAGACGTGCTCTATTTACTGGAAGGGCTGGGCATTGATACCGGCATCGACCTGCAGGCAGTGATCGATACCGGCGACTGGATCACTAAACAGCTTGGCCGCAAACCCAGTGCCAAGGTGGCCCTCGCCAAAGGGTGTGCCAAAAGCAGCACAGCGTAACGCCACCCGAACATCCTAATAATTAAAAATGCGTCACTTCCCGTTCAGATAAAAAAAAGACATCGGAGACTCACCATGGCATCACCTGCAACCTTGCCCAGCTACACCAGCAGCACCGCCGAGAAGCCGCTGCTGGGCATGACCATTGGCGATAAATTCGACCAAATTGCCGCTCAGTACCCGGATAACGACGCGCTGATAGCGCTTCACCAGAATATTCACTGGAGCTACCGCGAGCTTCATCAGGAAGTGAACCGCTGCGCCCGCGCCCTGCTCGCCATTGGTGTACGAAAAGGCGACCGCGTGGGTATTTGGGCTCCCAACTGCAGCGAATGGACGTTGACCCAGTTTGCCACCGCCAAAATTGGCGCGATCCTGGTGAACATCAATCCGTCTTACCGAACCCATGAGCTGGAGTACGCGCTGAACCAGTCCGGCGCGCGCTTTTTAGTCACTGCCAACCAATTCAAAAGCTCCGACTACACGGCGATGCTGTTCGAGCTGGCGCCAGAGCTCAACAGCTGTGCGGAAGGCCAACTACAATCACAGAAACTGCCGAACCTTGAGTGCATCATTAACCTAAGCGCCGACAAGCACAGCGGCATGTGGCGCTGGGCAGACTTCATCGCCGAAGCCGACAAGGTTAGCCAAACCGACGTGGACGACCTACAGGCCACGCTGCAGTTCGACGACCCGATCAATATCCAGTACACCTCTGGCACCACCGGCTTTCCCAAGGGGGCCACGCTCTCTCACCACAACATTCTCAATAACGGCTTTTTTGTGGCCGAAAGCATGGGCTTTACCAGCGAAGACCGCTTGGTGATTCCCGTACCGCTCTACCACTGCTTTGGCATGGTGATGGGTAACCTGGGCTGCGTGACCCACGGCGCGGCGATGATCTACCCCGATGAAGGCTTCGACCCCGGCAAAGTGCTGAAAGCCGTTCATGAGCAGAAAGCCACTGCGTTGTATGGTGTGCCTACCATGTTCATCGCCGAGCTTGAGCACCCTGACTTCGCCAGCACCGACTTTTCGTCGCTGCGCACCGGCATTATGGCGGGTTCCATTTGCCCTGCTGAAATCATGAAGCAGGTCATCAACAAGATGAACATGAAGGGCGTGCAAATCGCCTACGGCATGACCGAAACCAGCCCGGTGTCCACGCAAACCGGCGCGAACGACACCATTGAAAAGCGCGTTTCCACCGTGGGCCGCACCCAGCCCCACCTGGAGAGCAAGATCGTCGACCCTGGCAACGGCGGCATTCTACCCCGTGGCGAAATCGGCGAGCTGTGTACCCGTGGCTACAGCGTGATGCTGAAGTATTGGAACAACGACAAAGCCACTGCCGAGGCCATCGACGAAGCGGGCTGGATGCACACCGGCGACTTGGCCACCATGGATGACGAGGGCTACATCCAGATCGTCGGTCGCATCAAAGACATGGTGATTCGCGGCGGCGAGAACGTCTACCCGAAAGAGATCGAAGAGTTCTTGTACGCTCACCCAGCGATCTCCGAAGTACAGGTCACCGGCGTGCCGGACAAAAAGTACGGCGAAGAGCTGATCGCCTGGGTGAAGCTCAACAGCACGGCGGGCGAGATTACCGGGGAAGACCTGCGCGAATACTGCAAAGGCAAAATCACCCACTTCAAGATCCCGCGCTACTTCAAGTTCGTGGATGAGTTCCCAATGACGGTGACCGGCAAAATCCAGAAATTCAAAATGCGCGAAATCTCGATTAAAGAGCTGGGGCTGGAAGACCAAACGTAAAAGGGATCGAAGCTGTTACAACGGTCAACTGTCGCTCAGAACAACCCGTAGCGGAGGCTTTCGCCAGGGTTGTTCTGATCCTGAGACGTTAGCCCCAACCGAGGCTCCCCATGCCCACTTCCCTCGCCCACCACTACCATCAAGCGCTGCGCGACCAGGATATTCTCCACCAACTGCGCACCCACTACCCCGATGGCCCCACGCTGCATCAATTAGCACCGCTCGACCAGCTGCATATCGGTGGCTTTGCCACATCCGCAAGGCTGTTGGGCTTGCTCGACCCCAAATCCCAGCACGCGCTGGATATAGGCGCAGGGCTGGGCGGGCTGATGCGCCAAGGTGCCGCGCAAGGTTTTCATATAACCGGGCTGGATATTACCCACCGCTTTAGCGCGCTTAATCAAGCCATTAGCCGATTGGCGCTAAGCCATCACACTGCTAAAGCCCACCATGGCAAGCTGCGCTGGGTCACGGGCGACGCCTGCGCGCTACCGTTTGCACAGACAAGCTTTGACGCGGTGCTGTTCCAACACAGCCTGATGAATATGCCCGACCCTGCACGCGTACTGGCCGAGTGCCGCCGCGTGCTGCGACCTGGCGGCCAGTTGGTGATGCATGAAGTCGTTGGCGGGCTACACAGCGAGGCGCTGCGATTCCCGGTGCCCTGGGCCGAAGGGCCAACGCACTCGCATTTGCTCTCGTTAACCGGGCTGGCCCACCAACTTGAAGCGAGCGGTTTTAATATTCAGCACAGCGAAGACTGGAGCCACACCGCGATTGAATGGCGCACGCGCCAGCGGCAAAAAGAGCAGGCACCGCGTACCGCCGTCCTCTCACCTCAGTGGGTATTCGGTGAGCGTTTTATGCAGATGGGAAAAAATTTGCTGGAAAATTTGGCGAATGGCGCAATTCACGTGGTGGAAATCAGCGCTCGTTGCTAGGCTGATAAAGATAACGTCAACGAGAAAGGACAAGAGGAACGCCAATGAACCGCTTGGCAAGCACCCTGCTGTTGAGCCTGTTCGGCACTGCCCTTCCTTTGAGTGCATCCTTTGCCGATGACGGCGCTCCCGTTCTCTCCTATGCCGCTCCCGACAGCGAATGGATGCGCCTTGATAACGGCGTGGTGCTGGAAGGCAGCGACCTCAGCAGCCTAGATAGCTACACCTCCGGCTTTCGTCTCACCGCTGGCTTCAGCCCTTGGCAGCTCCCGCAGTTGGATATTGGCGCTGAAATTGCCTACCGCGAAAGCGAAGAAGTGCCCATCGCTTCCAGCGTCAACCCGATGATTATGGACACCTTGAGCCTTGGCGGTGCTATTGTGGCGGGTATTCGCATGGGCGCGTTTAGCATCTACGCCAAATCAGGCCTGACCGAATGGCGAGGTGACACCGACCAGCCGATTGCCGAGGATAGCGGCACCGCCCTTCTGCAAGGGTTTGGTGCCACCATGACCGTCAATCGATTGATCAGCCGATTAGAGTACGAACGTATTGATGCGCCGTCGC from Halomonas meridiana encodes the following:
- a CDS encoding hydroxymethylglutaryl-CoA lyase; this encodes MALPTSIKLFEMAPRDGLQNEPGTLVPTATKIELIERLANAGIRHIESASFVSPKWVPQMGDAAEVMRGIQRQHGVVYSALTPNLKGLEGALEAGVEEVAVFGAASEAFSQKNINCSIAESLARFEPVLARAKEAGVRVRGYVSCVLGCPYEGDIAPHKVADVAKALYEMGCYEVSLGDTIGVGTPLAAKRMIEATRQQVQIEKLAAHFHDTYGMAIANLYAVLEEGVSVIDAATAGLGGCPYAKGASGNVATEDVLYLLEGLGIDTGIDLQAVIDTGDWITKQLGRKPSAKVALAKGCAKSSTA
- a CDS encoding AMP-binding protein, encoding MASPATLPSYTSSTAEKPLLGMTIGDKFDQIAAQYPDNDALIALHQNIHWSYRELHQEVNRCARALLAIGVRKGDRVGIWAPNCSEWTLTQFATAKIGAILVNINPSYRTHELEYALNQSGARFLVTANQFKSSDYTAMLFELAPELNSCAEGQLQSQKLPNLECIINLSADKHSGMWRWADFIAEADKVSQTDVDDLQATLQFDDPINIQYTSGTTGFPKGATLSHHNILNNGFFVAESMGFTSEDRLVIPVPLYHCFGMVMGNLGCVTHGAAMIYPDEGFDPGKVLKAVHEQKATALYGVPTMFIAELEHPDFASTDFSSLRTGIMAGSICPAEIMKQVINKMNMKGVQIAYGMTETSPVSTQTGANDTIEKRVSTVGRTQPHLESKIVDPGNGGILPRGEIGELCTRGYSVMLKYWNNDKATAEAIDEAGWMHTGDLATMDDEGYIQIVGRIKDMVIRGGENVYPKEIEEFLYAHPAISEVQVTGVPDKKYGEELIAWVKLNSTAGEITGEDLREYCKGKITHFKIPRYFKFVDEFPMTVTGKIQKFKMREISIKELGLEDQT
- a CDS encoding enoyl-CoA hydratase/isomerase family protein, whose product is MAYSTLVIEAGVARLTLNRPEVHNAFDDSLIAELNAHLEKLHDLASAGDVRVVVLGSEGKSFSAGADLNWMKRMVEYDLEDNLADSRKLSALMHGLDTLPCPTICRVQGAAFGGAVGLAACCDIVIASEKAKFCLSEVNIGLSPAVISPYVQRALGQRQMRRYALSAEVMDAPTALVLGLAHHVVEPEALDSAVDTMIDTLMKGSPQAQRATKALLADVAQAPDSDATREHTCQVIAKLRVSEEGQEGLASFFDKRRPAWTSPEEHNNAAEPRS
- a CDS encoding class I SAM-dependent methyltransferase gives rise to the protein MPTSLAHHYHQALRDQDILHQLRTHYPDGPTLHQLAPLDQLHIGGFATSARLLGLLDPKSQHALDIGAGLGGLMRQGAAQGFHITGLDITHRFSALNQAISRLALSHHTAKAHHGKLRWVTGDACALPFAQTSFDAVLFQHSLMNMPDPARVLAECRRVLRPGGQLVMHEVVGGLHSEALRFPVPWAEGPTHSHLLSLTGLAHQLEASGFNIQHSEDWSHTAIEWRTRQRQKEQAPRTAVLSPQWVFGERFMQMGKNLLENLANGAIHVVEISARC
- a CDS encoding acetyl/propionyl/methylcrotonyl-CoA carboxylase subunit alpha, with amino-acid sequence MTFTPTKFDTLLVANRGEIACRVMRTARRMGLKTVAVYSDADATARHVRDADEAVRLGPAAARESYLNIDAVIEAAQRTGTGAIHPGYGFLSENGTFVKALEQAGITFVGPPASAIAAMGDKSAAKARMANAGVPLVPGYHGDDQDDALLRSEADKIGYPVMLKASAGGGGKGMRVVENGDGFKAALDGCRRESKAAFGDDRMLIEKYLVQPRHVEVQVFCDRYGNGVYLFERDCSVQRRHQKVIEEAPAPGMTSELRAAMGDAAVRAAKEIGYVGAGTVEFLLDADGSFYFMEMNTRLQVEHPVTEMITGQDLVEWQLRVAMGEPLPCRQDELTITGHSFEARIYAEDPEQDFLPATGLLTRFALDLEGAGLGANQVRLDSGVESGDTVSMHYDPMLAKLIVHGVDRDAALATLNRALAALDVQGVVTNRAFLQRLANHPGFKNVELDTRFIERNEATLFAPRQFSIEDYASAALIGLHQLAQECESDSPWDRHDGFRLNAPHTIRIALCDPASAQAPDSDRAVVVVEGKREPLDAQWQLTIDGSTLSASLQPLEGDAVAVTLNGHRRRLQAYRDGHVVVMAEPSGETRLFWRRIDAIDHGHHEAESTLTAPMNGTVVALLVEPGAQVEKGMPLMVMEAMKMEHTMTAPADGSVETFHFQAGDTVSQGAVLLDFAPSE